One Succinivibrio dextrinosolvens DNA window includes the following coding sequences:
- a CDS encoding TaqI-like C-terminal specificity domain-containing protein — MKYISVKQASVKFGISVEQVLALCEQGKFRNSQKVDDFWIIPENARLPGQKKRVKEQDLSSYLTLPEACAELSVSVATGYNWIKLNKLVPDHIENKKNFFTRSYISRLKKEIKSGKNLSLKSRRNKKFISGSYIYNSYVSKDSTSIEIISKLLENVDSHKLDIDTDHLRMIMAETALSLIVRRLELKYEPPYLPAFFEGKLQLGCYEKLIGELIGSRTKIRKLIDKCGYLLNLNFDYQENEDTLGLVYISCRNIENRKATGTYYTPAKVVEKIVHIVLSSKSYHKGDNLLDPCCGTGNFLLKLPSEVRVENIFGNDIDDIAVTLTRINLALKYRLDNTDILYKNITNSDFLTEFNNPKITHILGNPPWGYAYTREDKNVLKHLFSSAQGSTIESYDVFLEKSIMHARNGGTITFVMPEAILNVKTHHPVREKLIENTSILSLNYLGNAFDKVQCPCIIMQLVKTSKPISCVNMKVSDGQRTFVIRKERYVDPQYLNFKTDDDEEQILSKIFSLDNLRFLKDNAQFALGIVTGNNNLYISNRKSSDNEVILKGSDVFKYRIDLPKRFISFNPEHFQQVAPESMYRAKEKLIYRFISKHLVFAYDDKQTLSLNSSNIVIPQIEGLSIKYILSILNSSIAQFIYDKRFNSVKVLRAHIESIPIPMISANEQAPFIKLVEEIMNCSSRTRVESLYRNLDAIIFSLFKLDESQKKLILDTCDMTKFL, encoded by the coding sequence ATGAAATACATTTCAGTTAAACAGGCTTCAGTAAAATTCGGCATATCAGTGGAACAAGTTTTAGCTCTATGTGAGCAGGGTAAATTCAGAAATTCTCAGAAGGTCGACGATTTCTGGATTATTCCTGAGAATGCCCGTCTTCCTGGACAGAAAAAAAGAGTAAAAGAACAGGATCTGAGCAGTTATCTTACCCTTCCTGAGGCCTGTGCCGAATTATCAGTTTCTGTAGCTACCGGTTACAACTGGATTAAGCTTAACAAGCTGGTTCCTGATCATATTGAGAACAAAAAGAATTTCTTTACCAGAAGCTATATCAGCAGACTGAAAAAGGAAATCAAGTCCGGGAAGAATCTTTCCCTAAAGAGCCGCAGAAACAAAAAATTCATCAGCGGTTCCTACATATACAATTCCTATGTGTCAAAGGACAGTACTTCTATCGAGATTATCTCTAAGCTTTTAGAGAATGTTGATTCTCACAAACTGGATATTGATACTGATCATCTGAGAATGATCATGGCGGAAACAGCACTGTCTTTAATTGTAAGAAGACTGGAGCTTAAATATGAACCACCTTATCTGCCTGCTTTTTTTGAAGGCAAGCTTCAGCTTGGCTGCTATGAGAAGCTGATTGGGGAGCTAATTGGTTCCCGCACTAAGATCAGAAAGCTTATAGATAAATGCGGATATCTTTTAAATCTGAATTTTGACTATCAGGAAAACGAAGATACCCTTGGCCTTGTCTATATATCCTGCAGAAATATAGAAAACCGCAAGGCTACCGGAACCTATTACACTCCTGCCAAAGTGGTAGAGAAGATTGTACATATTGTTCTGTCCTCAAAGTCCTACCATAAGGGGGATAATCTTTTAGATCCCTGCTGTGGTACAGGTAACTTTCTGCTAAAGCTGCCATCTGAAGTCAGGGTTGAGAATATCTTCGGCAATGACATCGACGATATAGCAGTAACTCTCACCAGAATTAATCTGGCCTTAAAGTATAGACTTGATAATACAGATATTCTTTATAAGAACATCACCAACAGTGATTTTCTTACAGAATTCAACAACCCTAAGATTACCCATATTCTTGGCAATCCTCCTTGGGGCTATGCCTATACCAGAGAGGACAAGAATGTCCTAAAGCATCTGTTTTCCTCAGCACAGGGATCAACTATTGAATCCTATGACGTGTTTTTAGAGAAATCTATTATGCACGCCAGAAACGGAGGAACTATAACCTTTGTAATGCCTGAGGCGATACTGAACGTAAAGACTCATCATCCGGTTCGTGAAAAGCTGATTGAGAATACCTCAATCCTTTCCTTAAACTATCTGGGTAATGCCTTTGACAAGGTTCAGTGTCCATGTATCATTATGCAGCTTGTAAAGACTTCAAAGCCTATCTCCTGCGTGAATATGAAGGTTTCTGACGGGCAGAGAACATTTGTAATCAGAAAGGAACGCTATGTCGACCCTCAGTATCTGAATTTCAAGACCGATGACGATGAGGAGCAGATCCTCTCTAAGATTTTCTCTTTGGATAATCTGCGATTTTTAAAGGATAACGCTCAGTTTGCTCTGGGTATTGTTACCGGAAATAACAACCTGTATATTTCAAACAGAAAATCCTCAGATAACGAAGTTATTCTAAAGGGCTCAGATGTTTTCAAGTATCGCATTGATCTGCCAAAACGCTTTATCTCCTTCAACCCTGAGCATTTCCAGCAGGTGGCACCTGAATCTATGTATAGAGCAAAGGAAAAGCTTATCTACAGATTCATCAGCAAGCATCTGGTGTTTGCATATGATGATAAGCAGACTTTGTCTTTAAACAGCAGCAACATCGTGATTCCACAGATTGAGGGACTGAGCATAAAATATATCCTGAGTATTCTCAATTCGTCTATTGCTCAGTTTATCTATGACAAACGCTTTAATTCAGTTAAGGTACTGCGTGCCCACATTGAGAGCATTCCAATTCCAATGATTTCTGCTAACGAGCAGGCTCCGTTTATTAAGTTGGTTGAAGAGATCATGAACTGTAGCAGCAGAACCAGGGTTGAATCTTTATACAGAAATCTGGATGCGATTATCTTCAGTCTATTTAAGCTTGATGAAAGTCAGAAGAAACTGATTCTAGATACCTGTGATATGACTAAGTTTCTTTAA